From Solanum lycopersicum chromosome 4, SLM_r2.1:
TCAGGAGGCTTGTTGACACTATACAAACTTGAGGGTGTTGCCATGTCATGTAAATTTGTTCAACCTTGAACAGTCATAACCCGTCGCAGGCCTTTGACATTCTATGAACTTGCAAGGGTTAACATGTAGGCTGTAGCACTAAGGAGTCATTTGGTAGGATATATTAGAAAAAAGAGTGCATGCATTAGCTTTGTGTATTACTAATATCTTGTTTAGTACACTTTATCAACCTCTCTATTTTGTATTAtactatgtataactaatgcatGACAACCATGATATTAGAATTTTAGTGCCTGCATTAGCATGGTTAAAAGATACAATTGCCCCTCAAAACCTTTTACACATTCTTTCCCCTGTATTTTGTGGGGGATCTTTTTGTAAACAACCAACATCTACTTTAGAAATATGCAAtgcatgttatttttaatacatcaaaCCAAAAAAGGTATAAGAAAATAACAGCATTACTAATATACCTTAttccacactattcttatacACTCCACCAAACAACTCCTAATTGTTCAACCTTGAACAGCAACAATTTATGGGCTCCCACATGCCCCGGCTGTTAATCTTTCAGTTCATTAAGTTGATATAACTTTATTCAAGTTCCTACATAATAAAACTATGATACTATGGCAGTCACCTGGAAGCATTACAAAAATTCTCATGGGGGATATATTGATACAAGAACCCAGCAAGTATATCTTAGCAActgtgttaaaaaaaatatgacactTGTAATAAAACACCAACATGGTTAACACCAATTCAATCTGCCAAATAAGCCTATAAATGCAATCGTTAATATATGCAAAACTAACCTCTGAATGCCTGCGTCCCCATGAGAAGCAACGGTGGCTAGGATTTGCTGATTTTCCACCCCAACCTTTGTACTCGTCCAGTTCTGTTGAAGCATATACACATCTCGCTGTCCGCTGAAAAGAAGTTTCAAGTGGGATACTTCCACAAGTGACAACCTACacaaaacaatatattatacCCTTCATACTGTTCTCCAAATTCAATGTAGAATTTAATAACTGTGAGCTAATTTTTGTAGAATTCTCTTTCAAAAGCTCTCAATGTgagggtttttttttaaaatcagaaAGTGTGCAAGTAATTCTGTATAGTGTCCAGCCAAATATGCAGAACCCACCTCATATGCCAATTTCTGAACTCGAGAGTAATTTTTAAGGAGgaatataaaattcattttgGATGATAGAAGTAGACATTCAATCCCACAGGTTAACCAATAACCACCACACTCTAAGTACTCTTCAGTCTGAGAAGGATGATAACCATGGAACCTTAAAGATGGACTCCTGCAAACTGATTTATAACTGAGAGATTTCCAAGGGAGAGAGTGGACACAAGGTTTGATACTTGATAAATAATGGACTTGTCCCTCAACCCTTCTCCATTTAAATACCAAGATTTTAGTTCACCAGCAGGATTCAAACTCGTGACGTACTCCTAACCGACATATCACGTATTTTGCTCTTATCACTAAACAAAAGGTCCTCAGCAGTATTCCTGTAAAATGCTTAATAGCATGCAGTAGGAGTTTGCTAGAATGCTGGCATGGACAGGAATTTAAGGATCTGTAACAGATATGTTTCACCTGTTCCTTTATGCATTTCTCTATAGTCGGAAAGGATAGAGCTCGTTCTGAAGGCCAAAAAAGTCGTATTTCTAGAATCAAGAACAATCTAGTGGTTTATTTTCTGGTGTAAAAGTAGGCAGATTATGGGTATGGAACAGTACATGGATTTTCTAGAAATGTTTGGACGAAGGAAGTAGTAAGCATATTTGATGTAGCTTAGTATCTTTTGGTCTTTATAAAGTCCTGTACTTTTGTACCTTTACTTGAAATACTTTtgccattaaaaaaaaaaaagataccaACCATGAGGATTTACTTTTCACCTTGATCTAAATTATCCTCTACTAAAATGAATCTTTTTATAAACTATGGTGTCCAGGTCAGTTCTAGTTCTACACACCTCTACTAATTACACAGAGTTGTCCTACTaaagttttcacatttaaaGGAGCCTTCAATCATAGCTCGCAGAGCTTGGTTCAAGTGGGAAAGGTCAAGAGACTTGTGACTTCAGTCACATGTTCAAGCCTTGCAACATGCTAACTAAACCTGATAtttaagaagagaaaataagagGGGGAAGCTCATTAACCCGAGTTTCAAAGACTGCGGTTGGTCCCAGACGAATTTTATTgcacatcaaaaaaaaaaaaaatcgaacttTACATATATTCAAATACTCTTTACTCACTGACTCAATGTATTTcagttttccttaaatttgaaaactatttaaaatatcttACAACCAAAAATTGCATAAAATGCAGATTGGGTGCCTAGCATTAGTGACTAGTGAGCAGTGTGGCTAGTAGATTACATCGAGTTTCCACAGAGACATGAACCATCCACTGTTCTACATTGGCGGCTCTGCTtactttctatttttgtttcatttatgtCAACAAGTTGTGTCCAAACTAGTACTTCGGATTATATCAGTGTACCATGGGATTTATTTAGCTAGTTTACTCTATGTTATGGATTCTATCGGTATTTTAACTACTGTTTATTGCCTTGGATTGTCAATAAGCCAAGTTGGCTTGGCAAGGGTAGTGACTAGTGACCACTGCCTGTCACGGATCCCATAGGTTTGTGTCATGAAACTATCCCCTCTGACATTCCTACAACAAATCTGCCTTATTAAGAACATAGAAACTACTTAGAGTATTTATACTTCTGCAACCAGAGATAAAGTTATATGCTTTAACCCACCCTTAAGCAGAATCTTGGTTACTTCTAACTTAACCAATATGAACATATATTTCTTTCCAACTCAAAATCAAAGAACAATAAAGATCCTCACATATAGAATCTCATTCAAGAACACAAATAAGCAATCTTTACTAATCTATACCTCCAAGGACAAAATGGTAAATCTCAAACTAGCATTAGTTATGTCTTGCTTAATCAAATACAATTAAGTTATCAACTACCACCTAATGACAAAACCATAACTAAAGACAAGAATTAGACACATCAACCTCACCAAATCATACTCAATACTCccccatttcaatttttttgtgttaCTTTCCTTTTGAGTTTGCTTCAATCAGAATGTCGTTTTACTTAATTTTGCAACcctttaatttcaactttgcatctggcatgtttaagaccacacaAGATTAAAAGGACATTTAAATACATGACCACGAGATTTAAAAATCATCTACTTTCTTAAGCTCCGTGTCCAGTTAAAACCAGATAAACAAGAATGCAAATTGAGAAGTAGTATAAGCAAAGCTAGAATATGGATGTGAATTTACCCCCGTGACCTTGACAAATTGTCCATCAATGGCACCTCTAAGCTCAGCATCAGGATATCTCTTCAGATAACCCAACAATCCTCGTTCTTTATACGCAAAATTCCAAAGTAAAATCACCACCAATGGAGCTAAAATTCCAGCTACTGCAACAAGAATTACCGCCTTTTTCACCGCCACCATCAGAAAAGCACCCACTACTAAACCCATCAACACAACCACCAGAAACACCCACATTGCCACTTTTGAAACCTTAAAACCCAGCTTTATCTCATCATTTAAGCTCGTCACTGACGAACCATACACAACTTTCTTAAACGAAGCAGCCGGTTCAAGCTGACCCGACCTCCGACCAGTGTTTGAACTCAACGGACCGGAAGTAATCAGACCAGTAGGTTGAATCGGAGTCATAAGCTGACCGGAGAAAGACCCAGATGATTTCTTCGGCATCGAACCGGAATTAGTGAGTTTATGCCCAACCGGACCGGAATTAGGACCGGATCTCACGGATCCACTGTTATGCTGTGAAGCAGATGATCCTCTTGACGAAGGTTTCAAAATTGGTGGTGGGCCCGGGTAGTCCCCAACACCGTACATTTTCCCAAGCTCGCCGGACTTCTTGATATCACCGCCGGTGTATGGCACTGCGCGTGAACCCATTGTAGGCTGACGTTCCTTGAGCTGTTCGGGTCGACCCGAGACGATCAACCCGTTGCTTAGCTGGTGTGACCCGGTTCGAGAACCCatttttttagagagagaaagtgtGTGTTTGAGAGTGTGAAGTTGCAGAAGCAGAGTGTTTTAGAGTGAGAGTGAAAATGGTGATGGAAATGAAGGTGATGGAAGTGTGAAAAGACGAAAAAGGACCTCAAGAATATGATAATGACGTTTCTGTCCCCTGTCTTAATTTTCAGTACAACGTGAGCTGTCTTTCTACTCCTTTGTTGTGTCGCTGTATTACGCGCTCGTAAAAGTTTTTGTAGTTCGAattcttaaatatgaaaaattaatttggacttgtaaatttatattttaatttttaatataagtaTCGTATATcagataaaaagtaaaattaaattaatcattaCTACTTTTATTACActgtgttattattatattcttcaaaaagataagatacaaaaacatatataaatttatttatttatttagttttatactGTTATTAAGAGTGTAAGAGcatgtttggctcagcttaaaagctggtcaaactaacttaaaagctgatttttgacttatttaagccaaaagttaaaagttggggtagagatgcttttttttttagcttataagttgttttaagttgaccacatttttatctttttgctcttaatatttttatacaatctccaaattacccatataatcttaacatttctttctccatttttcccttttcacatTTGACATaataacttcagcacttttatccaaacgcataactgcttattttaaaaataagtttcaacacttttaaaagtacttttttaaagctgcttttattaagtccatccaaacgggccctaaattttatacataaattattaccTTTTAATTTGAGAAACACATTTGAGTGATGTGTGTAATATACcctctttttttatttgaaaaaactgACTCATGACAATTTCACATGgacaaaatatttcaatttgacaaaaattaaatgaaaaattattaatattaattaaaaattaaaatattattatttataaaaaaaaattaaaaaaataattatttttcttaccccACTTCACACCCTTCCCCATTCCACTCCCACCCCCCTTCCCCTCCCACTCCTTTACAAAAATCACCCACTCATTCCCTCCCCTCCCCAACCCAACCCCCAAAAAaagattatattattaaatttaattaaaaaaaaatttaccacaTCCAATGTAACCGTTCGatcctaataatttttttaatatttttctcattttatattagatatgtatatacacatttttaaattttttattaatgtaccaaatataacataaataagtaacgaattaaaaaatatcttgcaaacgcaaataaaaaataatttcgatATATATACATCTAACacaaaatgagagaaaaaaaatgaaagtgatTGGGATGAATAGAATTTATTATCTAAATTtgtctttgaaaaaaaaattaaattcttttataaaaaattgaaaaaaaaaatcaaagatgtcCGGGGGAGGAGGAGGAGATTGAGAGGAAGTGATGGAGTacgataataaatttttttgcattttaccgtataatagaaatattattttcttggataataatttcttaaagttttaattcaaataatattagtaatttatttaatttttatcaaggTTAAATTTTTGTCTATGTGAAGTTtgatgtgacaattttttaaaataaaaaagagagttATTACACACATTATGATGAGAATGGTATTAAGAGAGAATTATgtttctcaaaataaaaatttatagtttAATAAGTATGAAACTCAAACGCTCACAATTACTTAAATATAAAGTTATAGTTTAATAAGTATGAAACTCAAATACTCACaattaaaactcaaaatagGTATAATTTAGATATGTTTTGAAACTTATCTCActaaaaaatgcaataaaaatgTAATGATCATTACACAAAAATAGAAGTAAAAACACATcaattttcaaagataaaaCTATAGTTTGGTtccatattataaatttatattattactttatattttgtaataaaatttGGTTCTGGTCTATTATATTCGAGGTTAGTATTTTTTCCCACAAAAatacaatcaagaaaaaaacattattatcAACTTGTGTTATTTGGAGATACAAAAATGTAAGAGATTATAttcattttctctaatttcaGTTTTATTCATTGCTTTAtcgtataaattattattaacttgtgttatttttattcatatgtttttatgtaatatttaaaattaatattgagattcgattaaaattacaaaaataaaaattaatttttaataataaagtaaaaatttaaataatcaattatattattaaaagtcaGCTATATTATGAAATCTATCTATATTTCCAATTTAACTTTCTTCACTGTTTTAGCTTAAATTcgaaattttaaattaagaattaaaGATCGAATCATCCCCAATAATCCATATTGTTAAGCATTTTCTATTTAAgttgttaagtttttttttttgataaaaaaaatgacgtTAGACAGCAGATCTTGATTTGACAGTTTACTCCATCAATTTTTTGGCtttttatgataattaattttaataattaaatattatttttttaatttctctttttattttatttgtgtcGGTGACAGATACTAAAACTATTGGGGCATCTGTATGCCCTAGAATTATCATGTGAATAACTTAGGTCAAGGTTCCCCtacgttgttgttgttgttattattattattcaaagtttttaattaaataaaaagagtcaattttaagaaatagatatgataaaatttatatttatgcaAAATTTTGATTAGTGAATAGtttcttatattataatttgtaacgataatataatcaaaatctctttataataatattatttatttaaatattttaatcgCTACAATAAAACATTATtctaaagaataaataataaagcatgaaaacatttataataaaaatacggttgaaatagtaaaatattaattgtaAAATATAATCACTATAAAACAATCTTTAGttacattattttgttttaattaagttCTCATACTTTATATTACTTCACTTTACTAATTCCATTCTAGCCACAAAATGAATTTATATCACCCTTACAAATTAGTTTTTCTGtgaatatattttgattatgtactttatttatattcatcaagtaataaataaagaaaatgaggaGAACCAACTATTTAGCTTTATATTAACGATTCAAGTATTGTATAATAGTCCTATCCATCGTAGAAATTATTCATAACAACGAAATGATAGAATAAAGTATGTGTGTCTTACCCTTCCGCGAGGGAGAAAAGACTATATATGTAAAGTCTGAAATCAAaaggataataatttttttggaaaatttcaaaagggcaattcaattaattatgatattaaaaGAGCAATTTCTTTTAATACCGTTTTAATTAGATTTATTAACGTAAGACTCAAAAAACAATGAGCCTTACAAGGCGCAAGGGCGTCAACGCCTTGGGCGATTATTTCTCAaaccattttatttttgatgtttcgtatataaaaaaaaatcacaatttattttcttgtttcttataagtctaataattttaatacataatcaACACTGTAGTTTCGTCTGTTATATGATTACAATGTTAAATCAAATCAACATTGTATAAGTTTCACGCGGGATAGAATCAGAACGGAAGGAGATGGGATAAACGGGATGACACTTTcagttatttcaaaaaatgatttttttaaattacgaaaatataatatttcttttattttcctaagtttaaattaataatttttaaatttataatgtaattttttttacttaagtttattttaaagatattttattaaaaaaatttacttattaagtttgcaatttaagtctaattaagttttcaagatttaaatcttttgaagtttataagttattacttattatttaataatatgttataattcataagttatatttataacttgtagtttaaataacttaaatttgcaattttgaaaaattaaataaaaataaggataaaacaattacacaaattataaaatataaaatataaattataatttataaatatataatataacttaattAATCAGAACCGGAATAAACCGGTACCAAACCTCTGTTTCGTTCAGTTCCGTGTATCGATCCAGGATGTCTCGTTCCGTCCCGTAGGTAACCGAATCGAAACGGTATCGAACCAATACCAGTATATCCCGTTCCATTGCCCAATCTTATCATGAACTTTTATTCTTATTGACATTTGTTTACGTCTTTACGcatgtaaagaaaaaaagttttgtTAAACTAATATATAGATTTAGAGTAAAGatttatcaataattaatatatatatatatatatatatatatatatatatatatatatatatatatatatatatataaattcatacatcttaattttaaaaagaaattcgTTAAAGGTatctaatatataaatttagatgGTACAAAATGAATGGAagatatataattgatatttgaacttcttgatttgttaaactTAATATTCCCTCCATCCggaattatttgtcatgttgcacttttcgaaagtcaatttgattaattttaaaagttaaattagattatatcaatttgatattttaaacaaaaaaattagatattctaaaactatatgaaaagtactataaattacaattttttgcatattaatatgatgaaaaattatatcttaaaatgttagtcaaaatttttataattttactttaaaaatagaaaccatgacaaacgAATCCGACAGAGGGAATAGTCACTTTCAAATCTCATGTCCAAAAAGGGTGGTTGACCTTTTGTTGTCACAATTTAGATTCAAATTAATGAAACACATTCAGTTTTTCAAGCTTAATACACTGCAAATTAATATGGGACAAAATCTTGCAATTATCACATCATACTAATTAGATACCAACCTGATAATGTaatgattaaatgaaaataaaaataaatttgttcttttaaatGAATTCATCTTAAAATAGTGATATATCACCAACAATACTACAATAGTAATTGACATAATGAAAGTAAGTATAGATCGATCAGATATTCAAAgcatataagaaaaattattggAGACGATTAAAAATAcgtatatattaagaaaaaagaggattttgatttgttttttaagAGGTAAACTAAAGAATTATGATGATATTTGGTAATAAAACACTTCAAAAAATATCACGCTGAAAACTTTTCGCTATGGTTGGAAAGAGAACAAATCTAACTCTTAATAATATAGCAAATGAAGTGGAATATGTATGCGTGAATAAATATGAGACATTCTATGCAAATTCGAATTGATCGATCTTGAAAACAGatatcaaaagaatttttttaaaatttcaattagtttcacttttttcaatatttaatttgatatatatattattattatttttaattaatctaTAATACAAGTGcatgattttttataaaaagaaaacctGAAAAAGAAATTCTAGTTTGACTATACACTTGAAATAACTTGTtaattttttcaacttaattATTACAAGTTGTAGTTTTTTACGGgacatattattatatataacttgttaagtattttatttattttaatattttcttaaaatagcAAGGTTGTTATTTGACATAGACATAAATTAATGCATTTGTTGACTAAACATGGGCAAGGTTtctaaatttaaacttttaaaatccGTACCAACCAAATCATTCTATTAAAATAACTTGTAGCTAATCATATGCTTCAACACTAtaacaattttaataaaataccaACAATAATAGGAATTAACATGACTCGTGACTGAaatggtttaaatttttttatcttaaaaattttaaatttaaacttatgGAAACGAAAAAATTATGTAGAAAGTGACGCTAttctaataattaaattttaaatgtgtaaaattaaatttaatcaaattttaatgcAGATATCAcgttagaaaaaaattatagtagggAAACTTGAGTTGCGGGAATACTATACAAACACCTAACTTTAGGCTTAAGAAAGCTATTTTTATACGCTATGTTTGGTGCTAATTATTTTAGTATAGACAATTGATAATTGTTAGCTACTGAcgattgttaattttttttaaatgacccAAAAATTTATAGggatatgaatttaattaattaattaattaatgtcagtaaatattttaacactttttattatatatatatttattgttattaaaaattatttttatcataataaattttatgtgataaaatatattaatattttatatataattttcgaccaaaaaaataaattatgaagtCTTTGTGCTTCCTAGCTAGATCCTCCATGTTGGTAAATAGTTAGGCGTAACAAAATGACTTTCTAGCTAGAAAatcttaacaaaatatttaaccTCTCAAAGTCGTGTGGTACAAagattaataatataaagattagcaatttaaaaataagtaatcaTGAATATATTAATGCAGGGATTGGttcaagtgtttggttcattatTTTCAC
This genomic window contains:
- the LOC101263804 gene encoding uncharacterized membrane protein At1g16860-like, translating into MGSRTGSHQLSNGLIVSGRPEQLKERQPTMGSRAVPYTGGDIKKSGELGKMYGVGDYPGPPPILKPSSRGSSASQHNSGSVRSGPNSGPVGHKLTNSGSMPKKSSGSFSGQLMTPIQPTGLITSGPLSSNTGRRSGQLEPAASFKKVVYGSSVTSLNDEIKLGFKVSKVAMWVFLVVVLMGLVVGAFLMVAVKKAVILVAVAGILAPLVVILLWNFAYKERGLLGYLKRYPDAELRGAIDGQFVKVTGVVTCGSIPLETSFQRTARCVYASTELDEYKGWGGKSANPSHRCFSWGRRHSEKHVADFYISDFQSGLRAMVKAGYGAKVVPFVKPTTVIDVTKNNKELSPNFLHWLADRSLSSDDRIMRLKEGYIKEGSTVSVMGLVRRHENILMIVPPVDPISTGCQWTRCLLPTYIEGLILTCDDSQNADVIPV